The following DNA comes from Oreochromis niloticus isolate F11D_XX linkage group LG23, O_niloticus_UMD_NMBU, whole genome shotgun sequence.
CAGACGCAAGGCTGTCACCGTGTTATAAACATATTTGACAGCCGGTGACTGATCTGTCATTATTTTTGAGGCTCTCAAATGTAGTTGAGATGCCAATCCGGGAGCTTTGGTGGGCTGCAGTCTGCATGTTAGCTTTCTTATCGGCAGATTTGTGCCACAGAGGGGTTGCGGTGCTGCAGTCGTTGCAGACTACATACAGCAACCTGTCAGTAACATGTCAGCATCGCAGCCGTTTCATGTAGGTTTATCGTGCAAATGTGATTAAGTGTGCAGGCGAAATGCTTTTGCTCGTGTTTATTTGGAGTTGTAGAAATGTTTGCTCACGGTCGTTTTCTATGCACGATCTTTAGCTACATCACTAATCCCTGAGTCTGATCTGTCTGAGCTGGGAGATCGGTACAATGTCGCCAGCCCAGGACCATTTGTACCGCAGTCCTCTGACATGCTTACATTCCTACTTCATTTAATGCTAAAGTTGCCTTGATGAGGCAGAATGGAGAAGCTAACCAATACAGATGAGAGCACTTCCGTAGATACTTTGAAAATTCATGCAACTTTTTGGGGACTTTTACGAGTTTATTCTTGCTTCTATTTCCGGGGCTCACAGATACAGTAGAAGAATTTGAAGACAGTATAACACAAAAGAAGATGAAAATTCCCAAGATGTCCACGAAGAATTCAGGAAACTCCATCGAGAACAATTTTGGAGAGGAAAGAATGCCACTCAGGCATAAAAAGGTAGGAAGATCAGAGGTTGTTGTGCATTGCAGCAAACATATGTGTCTGCTGCAATGCACACATAATGCATCATTTATACAGTCAATCATGTGATTGACTGTATAAATGATCTAAATCAAAAGGTGTTTAGACTTGTTTATGTTAGTAGTATCATGATAGTCTATCACACTGGTTCGTGACATGCATTTGAGGAACCTTTACATTAAAACTAATTGCATTAAATATCATCTTTCAAATACAAAAATTACTCAGAGAAAACCCAAAAAAGTTAAGTAGTGAAAAAAGGCCACATCAACGCTTCAAGTATGGGAGCATGTATAACTTCACATGTAAATTTTTTGCAGCGATGCTCTGATATCTAAATATATCTATCAATGATACGTCACATTTTCATAAACTTGGCCGACACCCCAAATCCCCCACACTATTTTTACCATATGCTGGATTAACACAAATTCAGCACTCTGGACAGCTGCCCTTTCACAGACAAATCCTCTGAGCGGCTCATCAAAGAACTCTGTGACTCCTGTCCTCCCATTTCCTATTGAGATTCGCAtgtcaaaacaaacagtttgAAGTCTGTCTGTCGTGTCATTTCAGACAGATTTGTGGTTTTACGTaatatttttcttctgttttgagTGGCGTCAGTCACATATTTAGTCAGAGTCACAGCAAAGAATTTTACACAATACTGTCTTGATGCACGCTCAATCGTCTGGGTAAGAAAATCCcagaaaataaattattttcttcTGGAGTCAGCGTTTTTAAagttgagactgaagaagtcgattggatgagtgatgaagcGTGTCTCCTAATggaaacactacgtccagatgaacagaatcgacTTTGTGGGAATACTTGTacatgtaaataaatattttaacagGCCTAACACCAGAGTTCTTAAAGTCCatgacatattttttttaaatatagctCAGATTTCATTTTGCCAACCTATTTCCTCTCTAAATTGAGTTATTACTCTCCTCAGGCCCTGTCACAGGACCATGGACGCCCCCTTTCTAACTCATCCAAAAGCCTAGCGGCGGTAGTGGCTCGCCTAGAGAGAAATGCAGCCAGCTCCTGTATGGAGGGCGAGGAGGACCTGGATGAGGACCGGCTGGCTGAGGTGGGAGAGGATGCAGATGACGAAGATGATGATATGGAGGCAGAGCATCAGCGACATCATcaccagcagcaacagcagcatttGGCGGTGGACACGGATTGTGTGCCTGAGGTGGCTGCCGCCGTTGTTCCCAGAGTTCTGTACGAGGAGCTGGTTCACAGCTacaggcagcaggaggaggagatgaggagGCTGCAGCAGGAGTTGGAGAGAACCCGTAGACAGTTGGTGCAGCAAGCCAAGAAGCTCAAGGAATATGGCAGCTTGCTGACAGAAGTCAAAGAACTGAGGGACTTCAACAGGAGACTGCAAGACGTACTTCTCATGAGACTGGGCAGCGGTGAGAGACCAGGAGCACCcacacacaagcaaacacaccaGTTACCAGTACCACAAAGTTGATTAGTGAACTTTAACCTCGTCAGTTATTAAAGAAAAcgtttatatttaaaatgaatacatATATAGTAAGAAAACTGACAAGTGAAGTGTTTcttatacagaaacatctgaagAGCAATAAGGCCGCAATTTGAGTGGAAGGAGATTAGCAGCAAGCGTGAGGATAGATATTAaatttattgttcactttatgTCCACACAGCACAATCATTTTACCATCTCTCTCCTGACAAGGTCTGGATGACAAATGCCGACAATAATTTTTTCGCAattatgtgcaaaaaaaaaaaaaaagtgtaaagatgaatgtctgtgaaggttctctcatccgagaagcttcttcagttctgaactgaagaagcttctcggatgagagaaCACCTACACAGATGTTTTTCTCGGATGGTGATGATGACGATGGCTGAGTGTCAGTCAGTTAATCTGCTTAAGAACTGATTCTTTTATAAAACGAGGGTCCTACCTGTTGACCTTCATTGATGAGTTATAGGTGTCtttaagtttgatttttgttACTGTATATGGGTGCCATAAATGTGCACATTCTATTATTGTCGCTGTTGCTGCTAGATCGCCATTGCAACTAACTGATCACGTTGTTTATTGCCACATGACACAAAACCTAACACATTGTTACGATTCCAAAAGATGGTTGAGCGATATGCCATAGCGCTGATTTACAATAAGGTAAATCAAGATAAGCCCTTACAATATTAGAGAAAGAACCAGACGATcctctttgagcaagcacttggtgaggGCGGGAAGGAAGAACACCCTTTTAACTGGAAGACACCTCtggttcagggaggggcagccgtCTATTGCGAACAGTTGGATGtgaggaaagaggaaaagagagacaAGGACAAAGCACGAGTGGAAAACCACGTTTTGATTTCACACAAGGCTTGAACCCCAGTCTGCTGGGTGAGGCTGATGTGTTTGACCCATTCATCCAACAGTACCTTGTCCCTCTTTTGCTTCTCCCACCACCCACTAAGTATTTATTATGTCTTTCTCTCACAGTACAAAAGCTCTAAAGTCCTAACAAAGTGATGATCCTGGACTAATGTTATTTTGATTTAGGAATATTAGACACACAGTTATATCAGATAAGCCTAAAGAAAAGCACTAAGCTTAAATTTAAATCAGATACAGTATGTATAACCCAGTGTCCCATACAGATTGATCATAATTACCATAACAGGACTGGTTTCTGCCAGAATCAGGATAAgataaaaactgaagaaacCTTTGGGGAATGATGTATACATGTGGAGAGAGATTATAATCCAAAGGGATTTTAACAGGTCCATTGCTGAAGTGGTAAATCCAGTACTGGAAGTTGAATAAAATGCACTGTGGTTGTGTGATTAAAAGTGGTGTCGTTGCAGTGCACAGTGCTGTACATACTCGAGCTCTGCCAGATGCTGGTCTTAACCTCAGACCCCCTGCAGATCTGAACAGAGGCGCCCAGCTACTGGCTAGACCATCTAATGGACAGGCTAAAGATTAAAGCACCCTGGGGTGCTGTCAGGCAGTGGATGGAGTGCGTTGACCGATATTAAAACTCATCAGCTACATTGGAGCTTAGCGTGGCCAGCCACCAAGCCAGCTTAGTTACTGGGCTAAAATAACTGCCTGTCACAAGGCACAGGGAAGCCTGTGCCTAAGGCGCATAGCAAGCAAACAAGCAGGTGGGCACTGTTCCAGCGGTGAAGGCAAAAAACCCTCACACTGTACTACTGTAAGAATTCAGGTGCTAGTAGCTGTTTACACCTAGCATTTATTCCCTCGTTCCCACTGTATTTTAGAATGTTTTAGTTTTGCCAAGTTGCGTTAAGTGAAAACAGAGGTTTATTGTTGCTTTTATCTCCATAATTGTTAACGTCTCCTTTATCTCCTAGAGCCTATGCATGACAATGGCACCCAGACAATCAAGGCTGAAGTGGTTGAACCTATTGTTGAGGCCCAGGAGACATGCAGAGAAGAAGCCAACACCAGCTCCAGCTACTCACCCTCACCTAGAACAGTATACACCTGCAATGACGGCAAGGTATGTTTCTCTGAACTAAGAATTGCTGCGTATTTAATTGCATTTCCAGTTTTCCATTTTCGCTCCAACTAGTACACGAACAAAACctttattattaatttgtgtAATTTCTTGTCTGTGCTGTTTCATGGCTGTATAAATCTGTCTTTTCATGCTGACATTAATTCTTtaaagcaaagtgaaaacaaGAGGATCTTGTGCACGAAAATTCAAACTGATGTCATAAAAGTGATTGCAAGGCTGTTAGCATAGTCCAGTTAATTTCAT
Coding sequences within:
- the agbl4 gene encoding cytosolic carboxypeptidase 6 isoform X6, with the translated sequence MAAQASRAKHRSLPLQALSQDHGRPLSNSSKSLAAVVARLERNAASSCMEGEEDLDEDRLAEVGEDADDEDDDMEAEHQRHHHQQQQQHLAVDTDCVPEVAAAVVPRVLYEELVHSYRQQEEEMRRLQQELERTRRQLVQQAKKLKEYGSLLTEVKELRDFNRRLQDVLLMRLGSEPMHDNGTQTIKAEVVEPIVEAQETCREEANTSSSYSPSPRTVYTCNDGKVHLGGGIWVEEEKWHQLQRTQGDSKFTKNLAVMIWGTETLKNRSVTGVATKKKKDALPKPPLSPSKLKIVRECLYDRVSQETADSAEITQRLSKVNKYICEKIMDINKSIKNEERRESKLLIRQTVKMENFTYDGI
- the agbl4 gene encoding cytosolic carboxypeptidase 6 isoform X5, encoding MKIPKMSTKNSGNSIENNFGEERMPLRHKKALSQDHGRPLSNSSKSLAAVVARLERNAASSCMEGEEDLDEDRLAEVGEDADDEDDDMEAEHQRHHHQQQQQHLAVDTDCVPEVAAAVVPRVLYEELVHSYRQQEEEMRRLQQELERTRRQLVQQAKKLKEYGSLLTEVKELRDFNRRLQDVLLMRLGSEPMHDNGTQTIKAEVVEPIVEAQETCREEANTSSSYSPSPRTVYTCNDGKVHLGGGIWVEEEKWHQLQRTQGDSKFTKNLAVMIWGTETLKNRSVTGVATKKKKDALPKPPLSPSKLKIVRECLYDRVSQETADSAEITQRLSKVNKYICEKIMDINKSIKNEERRESKLLIRQTVKMENFTYDGI
- the agbl4 gene encoding cytosolic carboxypeptidase 6 isoform X4, with the protein product MQSDVQEQQRRLDLLTITNSELKRMAAQASRAKHRSLPLQALSQDHGRPLSNSSKSLAAVVARLERNAASSCMEGEEDLDEDRLAEVGEDADDEDDDMEAEHQRHHHQQQQQHLAVDTDCVPEVAAAVVPRVLYEELVHSYRQQEEEMRRLQQELERTRRQLVQQAKKLKEYGSLLTEVKELRDFNRRLQDVLLMRLGSEPMHDNGTQTIKAEVVEPIVEAQETCREEANTSSSYSPSPRTVYTCNDGKVHLGGGIWVEEEKWHQLQRTQGDSKFTKNLAVMIWGTETLKNRSVTGVATKKKKDALPKPPLSPSKLKIVRECLYDRVSQETADSAEITQRLSKVNKYICEKIMDINKSIKNEERRESKLLIRQTVKMENFTYDGI
- the agbl4 gene encoding cytosolic carboxypeptidase 6 isoform X3, translated to MYAFIRFFEDDMCYALPVSNVDDFRPLHKTDFDNQKVYLVHRTEENGSAGQPCEAQILALADTVEEFEDSITQKKMKIPKMSTKNSGNSIENNFGEERMPLRHKKALSQDHGRPLSNSSKSLAAVVARLERNAASSCMEGEEDLDEDRLAEVGEDADDEDDDMEAEHQRHHHQQQQQHLAVDTDCVPEVAAAVVPRVLYEELVHSYRQQEEEMRRLQQELERTRRQLVQQAKKLKEYGSLLTEVKELRDFNRRLQDVLLMRLGSEPMHDNGTQTIKAEVVEPIVEAQETCREEANTSSSYSPSPRTVYTCNDGKVHLGGGIWVEEEKWHQLQRTQGDSKFTKNLAVMIWGTETLKNRSVTGVATKKKKDALPKPPLSPSKLKIVRECLYDRVSQETADSAEITQRLSKVNKYICEKIMDINKSIKNEERRESKLLIRQTVKMENFTYDGI